One candidate division WOR-3 bacterium DNA segment encodes these proteins:
- a CDS encoding FtsW/RodA/SpoVE family cell cycle protein: MPAKGKTILAISLILIFIGFFTIYLTGGKNYLIRQVIFFILGLTFLTLVTRIPLKIVFDLSFYWYLFSIILLILVLFISKNSAKRWLNFYFFTFQPSEIAKITYVLFLSYFLANKKKFDFNFNSLFLPILITLIPALLVLIEPDIGSAFTFLFLFAVILYFRGFSFSQIFILYSPIFSFIFGFSLLTWIVYFLLLTFIAFRKNTIFYGFGVLAINSFFGLLNPLIWQSLKEYQKERIIAFLAPYLDPKGMSWSAIQAQIAIGSGRILGKSFSHPPLSKLDFIPNPHTDFIFATYCEKFGLIGVIILISLYFLLLYQIYNYLIKNVDLKYQLTIAGLGAIFLYHIFVNLGMVSGILPVTGLTLPFISYGGTSLITNLLIIGLILNLINQ; the protein is encoded by the coding sequence ATGCCAGCGAAAGGAAAAACAATCTTAGCAATTAGTTTAATTTTAATTTTTATTGGTTTCTTTACTATCTATCTTACCGGCGGAAAAAACTATCTTATTCGTCAAGTTATTTTCTTTATATTAGGATTAACTTTTTTGACATTGGTAACGCGGATACCTTTAAAAATTGTTTTTGATTTAAGTTTTTATTGGTATCTATTTTCTATTATTTTATTAATTTTGGTTCTATTTATCTCTAAGAATAGTGCCAAAAGATGGCTAAATTTTTATTTTTTCACCTTTCAACCTTCAGAAATAGCAAAAATTACCTATGTACTATTTTTATCTTATTTTTTGGCGAACAAAAAGAAATTCGATTTTAATTTTAACTCACTTTTTTTGCCTATATTAATCACCTTAATACCTGCTCTTTTGGTTTTAATTGAACCAGATATAGGCTCAGCCTTTACTTTTCTTTTTCTTTTTGCCGTTATTCTTTATTTTCGGGGATTTTCTTTTTCCCAAATTTTTATTCTTTATTCTCCAATATTTTCTTTTATTTTTGGTTTCTCTTTGCTGACATGGATAGTGTATTTTCTTTTACTTACCTTCATTGCTTTTAGAAAAAATACTATCTTTTATGGTTTTGGTGTTTTGGCAATAAATAGTTTCTTTGGGCTCTTAAATCCGTTAATCTGGCAAAGTTTGAAAGAATATCAAAAAGAAAGAATTATTGCTTTTTTAGCCCCCTATTTGGATCCAAAAGGAATGAGCTGGAGTGCGATTCAGGCACAAATTGCTATCGGTAGCGGAAGAATTTTAGGAAAAAGTTTTTCCCATCCTCCATTAAGCAAATTAGATTTCATCCCCAATCCCCATACCGATTTTATTTTTGCTACCTACTGTGAAAAATTTGGGTTAATCGGAGTTATTATTTTAATTTCTTTATACTTTTTGCTTCTTTATCAAATTTACAATTATTTAATAAAGAATGTTGATTTAAAATACCAATTAACCATCGCTGGCTTAGGTGCGATTTTTCTCTACCACATTTTTGTAAATTTGGGAATGGTCTCAGGAATTTTACCGGTTACCGGTTTAACCTTACCATTTATTTCCTATGGTGGAACTTCTCTGATTACTAATTTATTAATAATCGGTTTAATTTTAAACTTAATTAACCAATGA
- a CDS encoding penicillin-binding transpeptidase domain-containing protein produces the protein MKRKFKNFIIFISSLFLIIFGRVFYLQVVKGERYERLAYNQRIRKVILRAPRGKIFDAQGLIIADTKLSYNLSILPQEVDTGFIFQYLPKILNIDVNNLREKLTEYKNYPYPILIKRNLSKEEIIKLEENLIFKQGIRIEINPKRVYPFKNVSSWAIGYLNEVSKDILIKDSLYDLGDLTGRYGIEGYYEKILRGKNGIALIEVDARGREVQPFSEAREIPAVAGADIYLSLDMKLNIFCDSLLSNYSAGLILGVEPTTGRIIIFVGKPSFDPNIFLGLSYKEWEKLIKDKKKPLFSRIVGGIYPPGSTFKPFIALQALTKKVISKNSLFLPCYGKYQIGKKTFKCWQAHGALNLIDAIAYSCNIYFYQLGIKLGLKEILKLMKDLNLFNKTNIDLLEEINSKIPNYQIAPLGKIANLAIGQGEIALTPIKLAEIYCGIFNNGNIPQLHFLDSIKNTKPFHQDFLDTLMKKNIIKMVINDKNETLYQYINRYYQFPFSQEAIEIVKEGLSAVVEKGTGGGANIAGLKVYGKTGTAQNPFGKDHAWFVGYAEKENKNLLLVILLENVGAGGAYAAPLAKEIFIRYFLEFEYASERKNNLSN, from the coding sequence ATGAAAAGAAAATTTAAAAATTTTATTATTTTTATTTCTTCGCTCTTTTTAATTATTTTCGGAAGAGTTTTTTATCTCCAAGTTGTAAAGGGGGAAAGATATGAAAGATTGGCTTATAATCAAAGAATAAGAAAAGTTATTCTAAGAGCCCCAAGAGGAAAAATATTTGATGCCCAAGGTTTAATAATTGCCGATACCAAATTATCTTATAATTTATCTATCCTGCCACAAGAGGTCGATACCGGTTTTATTTTTCAATATCTTCCCAAAATTCTTAATATTGATGTTAATAATTTAAGAGAAAAATTAACGGAGTATAAAAATTATCCCTATCCGATTTTAATCAAAAGAAATTTATCAAAAGAAGAAATAATCAAGTTAGAAGAAAATTTGATATTTAAACAAGGAATAAGAATTGAAATTAATCCCAAGAGAGTTTATCCCTTTAAAAATGTTTCCTCTTGGGCAATTGGTTATCTCAACGAAGTAAGCAAGGATATCTTGATTAAAGATAGTTTATATGACTTAGGTGATCTCACAGGTCGTTATGGTATTGAAGGTTATTACGAAAAGATTTTGAGAGGAAAAAACGGTATTGCTTTAATCGAGGTTGATGCCCGAGGAAGAGAAGTTCAGCCTTTTTCCGAAGCAAGAGAAATTCCAGCAGTTGCTGGTGCTGATATTTATCTTTCTTTAGACATGAAATTAAATATTTTTTGTGATTCTCTACTTAGTAATTACTCTGCTGGACTAATATTAGGCGTGGAACCAACAACTGGTCGGATTATTATTTTTGTTGGCAAACCGAGTTTTGATCCAAATATCTTTTTGGGATTAAGTTATAAAGAATGGGAAAAATTAATAAAAGATAAGAAAAAACCTTTATTTTCCCGAATCGTTGGCGGTATTTATCCACCGGGTTCGACCTTTAAACCTTTTATTGCCTTACAGGCACTAACCAAAAAAGTAATTAGTAAGAACTCCCTTTTCCTTCCTTGTTATGGTAAATATCAAATCGGTAAAAAAACTTTTAAATGCTGGCAAGCCCATGGCGCACTAAATCTTATTGACGCTATTGCCTATTCTTGTAATATCTATTTCTATCAACTGGGAATCAAATTGGGATTAAAAGAAATTTTAAAATTAATGAAAGATTTAAATCTTTTTAATAAAACAAATATTGATTTATTAGAAGAAATAAATTCCAAAATTCCCAATTATCAAATTGCTCCCTTAGGAAAGATAGCCAATTTAGCAATTGGTCAAGGTGAAATAGCGTTAACACCAATTAAATTAGCAGAAATTTATTGTGGAATTTTTAATAACGGTAATATTCCCCAACTCCATTTTCTTGATTCAATAAAAAATACTAAACCTTTTCATCAAGATTTCTTAGATACTTTAATGAAAAAAAACATTATTAAGATGGTTATTAATGATAAAAACGAGACTCTTTATCAATATATAAATAGATATTATCAATTTCCTTTTTCTCAAGAAGCAATAGAAATTGTAAAAGAAGGTTTATCAGCGGTTGTTGAAAAAGGAACCGGTGGAGGCGCAAATATTGCTGGTTTAAAAGTATACGGAAAAACCGGTACTGCTCAAAATCCCTTTGGCAAAGACCACGCTTGGTTTGTAGGTTATGCTGAAAAAGAAAATAAAAATTTGTTATTAGTAATTCTTTTAGAAAATGTTGGTGCAGGTGGTGCCTATGCTGCTCCATTAGCAAAAGAAATCTTTATTCGTTATTTTTTAGAGTTTGAATATGCCAGCGAAAGGAAAAACAATCTTAGCAATTAG
- the mreC gene encoding rod shape-determining protein MreC — translation MVSKKRSDKDKYFSLIFVFLSLIILFLPKDLKLKVSLLPSSLLLRPLIITNQVLLSLKNYRKERDYLYELFIKQNLALAQLRKNANFSFASLESLTDIYVVKRANIISRDNSLKKYLIIDKGLKDSIMVNFPAVSQKGIVGKIIAVGEDISVVETFYSPYSKISAKILRTNYLICVSCKNGVLTLDYLDENPDIQEEDTIISSGIGGIFPEGLYIGVVKKIEKKGDGSLKVIIEPTVDIFKIDDLFILQKKERKIKKDELEVLLKQLELKLPEIKFIR, via the coding sequence TTGGTATCCAAAAAACGAAGCGATAAGGATAAATATTTTTCTCTTATCTTTGTCTTTTTATCTTTAATTATTTTATTTCTTCCTAAGGATCTTAAATTAAAAGTTTCTCTTTTGCCCAGTTCTCTCTTATTGAGACCTTTAATAATAACTAATCAGGTCTTATTATCTCTTAAAAATTATCGAAAAGAAAGAGATTATCTTTACGAACTCTTTATAAAGCAAAATCTAGCCTTAGCCCAATTAAGAAAAAATGCTAACTTTTCTTTTGCTTCCTTGGAATCTTTAACCGATATTTATGTTGTTAAAAGAGCCAATATTATTAGTCGAGATAATTCTTTAAAAAAATATTTAATTATTGACAAAGGTTTAAAAGATTCTATTATGGTTAATTTTCCTGCTGTTTCTCAAAAAGGGATTGTGGGGAAAATTATTGCGGTTGGTGAGGATATTAGTGTGGTGGAAACTTTTTATTCTCCTTATTCCAAAATTTCTGCTAAAATTTTGAGAACTAATTACCTTATTTGTGTTAGTTGTAAAAACGGAGTTTTGACTTTAGATTATTTGGATGAAAATCCGGATATTCAAGAAGAAGATACGATTATTTCTTCAGGGATTGGTGGCATTTTTCCCGAAGGATTATATATTGGTGTAGTAAAGAAGATTGAGAAAAAAGGAGACGGCTCTTTAAAGGTGATAATTGAACCAACAGTTGATATTTTTAAAATTGACGACCTTTTTATTTTACAAAAGAAGGAAAGAAAAATTAAAAAAGATGAGTTAGAAGTATTATTGAAACAATTGGAATTAAAATTGCCCGAAATAAAATTTATCCGATGA